Proteins from one Telopea speciosissima isolate NSW1024214 ecotype Mountain lineage chromosome 1, Tspe_v1, whole genome shotgun sequence genomic window:
- the LOC122658138 gene encoding BTB/POZ domain-containing protein At5g60050, whose protein sequence is MAAENILKSREVSTMIKQGFIPDPSLCFAPSRIVSRVSPSSSPSNPSPPPAFSDKLRSSPTLFEMMSESKRTVDKRHELQKRVSKILAEAPFNNLNGESVGDVKLTITSKDGFSVSMNVHRRVLAGRSRFFAEKLGQDGDVSHSVEICDCDDVEIYVETVVMMYCDDLKKRLTNEEVRKVLGLLKVSAAMKFDAGIVSCLEYLEAVPWSEDEEEKVISHLTQLQLHDSVTEVLQRISVEPSSSARSDEIFMRLLTSVLQAKDDKARREMKTLVSGLLREDTTAHGKHNRVDVSRETLYHLCHGCLSSLVLCLSEAASLDESRRDRGVLMGEITREADNMQWIAGILIEKKMADDFVTLWADQKELAILHSKIPSMYRYEISRITAQLCIAVGRGQILLPKDARYSLLSTWLEALYEDFGWMRRACRSVDKKLVEDGLSQMILTLPLPQQQALLLNWFDRFLNRGDDCPNIQRAFEVWWRRAFIRQYVTDQDHSHLQIAVCDDPT, encoded by the exons ATGGCGGCTGAGAATATACTGAAATCCAGAGAGGTTTCAACAATGATAAAGCAGGGTTTCATTCCAGACCCATCACTCTGTTTCGCTCCTTCAAGGATTGtttctagggtttctccttcttcttctccctccaacccttctcctcctcccgcTTTTTCTGACAAGCTCAGATCCAGTCCCACCCTTTTCGAGATGATGTCCGAATCCAAGCGTACTGTTGACAAGCGTCACGAGCTCCAGAAGAGGGTTTCCAAGATCTTGGCGGAAGCTCCATTTAACAACCTCAATGGTGAGAGTGTAGGTGATGTGAAGCTTACCATCACCTCCAAAGATGGCTTTAGCGTTTCTATGAACGTCCATCGCCGGGTGCTCGCCGGTCGTAGCCGTTTCTTTGCGGAGAAGCTCGGGCAGGATGGGGACGTCTCTCATTCAGTGGAGATCTGCGATTGCGACGATGTTGAGATTTATGTGGAGACTGTGGTTATGATGTATTGTGACGATTTGAAGAAGAGATTGACGAACGAGGAGGTTCGCAAGGTCTTGGGTTTGCTCAAG GTTTCTGCAGCTATGAAATTTGACGCCGGGATAGTGTCTTGCCTGGAATATTTGGAAGCAGTCCCATGGTCCGAGGATGAAGAGGAGAAAGTCATTTCTCACCTCACTCAACTCCAGCTTCATGATTCAGTCACAGAAGTTCTGCAAAGAATTTCAGTAGAACCTTCTAGTTCAGCTAGATCTGATGAGATCTTCATGCGACTCCTCACCAGTGTTCTACAAGCCAAGGATGATAAAGCCCGACGAGAAATGAAGACTCTGGTATCTGGTCTGCTCAGAGAGGACACCACCGCTCACGGCAAGCATAACAGAGTTGATGTATCTAGAGAAACCCTTTACCATCTGTGCCATGGATGCCTCAGTTCTCTTGTACTTTGTTTATCTGAAGCTGCAAGTTTGGATGAGAGCAGGCGGGATCGAGGAGTGCTAATGGGTGAGATCACTCGAGAAGCTGACAATATGCAATGGATTGCCGGTATTCTGATTGAAAAGAAGATGGCTGATGATTTTGTGACCTTGTGGGCAGATCAGAAAGAGCTTGCTATCCTTCATTCGAAGATCCCCTCAATGTATCGGTATGAAATTAGCAGGATCACTGCTCAGCTGTGTATTGCAGTTGGGAGAGGGCAAATCTTGTTGCCAAAAGATGCTAGATATTCTTTGCTATCAACATGGTTGGAAGCTCTATATGAAGACTTTGGATGGATGAGGAGAGCTTGTAGATCAGTTGATAAGAAATTGGTGGAGGATGGATTGAGTCAGATGATTCTTACATTGCCACTACCACAGCAACAGGCTCTCTTATTGAATTGGTTTGATCGATTCTTGAACAGAGGAGATGATTGTCCCAATATCCAGAGAGCATTTGAGGTCTGGTGGAGAAGAGCTTTCATCAGGCAATATGTGACTGATCAGGATCACTCACATTTACAGATTGCTGTCTGTGATGACCCTACCTAA